The Nocardioides zeae genome includes the window CGCGGGACGTGACCCCGCGGCGCTCGGGATGGAAGGCCGCCTCGTGCTGGACGACGACGTCCACCGGACGGCCGACGCGATCGGGGCGTGGGCGGCCGCAGGCGCCACGCACGTCAGCGTCGACACCATGTCGCGCGGGCTCCGGTCCGTCGACGACCACCTGGCGGCCCTGGCGGGCCTCGCTCGTGCCCTCGGGCTGCGGGCCGGGTCGCCGCGGGAGGCCGCCCCCACCACAGCGAGGGCCTCATGAACGAGCACAGCACCACCCGCACGGAGGTCGCCATCGTCGGCGGCGGTCCCGCCGGCCTCATGCTGTCCCACCTGCTCCACCTGGCGGGGATCGACAGCGTCGTGGTCGACCACCGGCGGGTCGCGGACATCGCGGGCACCCACCGGGCCGGCATCCTCGAGCGCGACAGCGTCCGCCTCCTCGTCGACTCCGGGGTGTCCGACCGGGTGCTGCGGGAGGGCCACGAGCACGAGGGCATCGACCTGCGCTTCGGGGGGCTCAGCCACCGCGTCGACTTCTCCGCGCTCGTGGGCGCCTCCTGCTGGCTCTACCCCCAGACGGAGGTCTTCGTCGACCTGCACGCGGCGCGCGTGCGCGACGGCGGGGACCTGCACTACGGGGTCCGGGACACCGCGGTGTCGGGGACGGACGGCCCCGCGCCCGAGCCCACCGTCACGTTCGTCGACGCCGAGGACCGCCCCCGACGGGTGGTCGCCGACCTCGTCGTCGGCGCGGACGGCTCGCGCAGCATCTGCCGGGCGCTCGTGGCCGGGCGCCGGCAGCACTTCCGCGAGTACCCCTTCGCGTGGTTCGGGGTCCTCGTGGAGGCCCCGCCGAGCGCGCCGGAGCTGATCTACGCGCGCTCGGAGCGCGGCTTCGCCCTCATCAGCCAACGCACCGACGTCGTGCAGCGGATGTACTTCCAGTGCGACCCGGGGGAGGACGCGGCGGCGTGGTCGGACGACCGGATCTGGGCCGAGCTCGACGCGCGCCTGGCCGGCCACGACGGCTTCCCGCTCCAGCACGGACCCGTCATCGAGCGCACCGTGCTGCCCTTCCGCAGCTTCGTGCAGACGCCCATGACGCACGGACGCCTCGCCCTCGCCGGCGACGCCGCCCACACGGTGCCGCCGACGGGAGCCAAGGGCCTCAACCTGGCGCTGTCCGACGTGCGCCTGCTCGCCGAGGCGGTCGAGCGGTCGCTGCGCAAGGGCGACGAGGACGCGCTGGACGTCTACTCCGACCAGGCCCTGCGCAGGGTCTGGCGGGCGCAGCACTTCTCCTACTGGATGACGACGATGCTGCACCGGGTGGACGGCGCGAGCGAGTTCGACGAGCTCCGGCAGCTCGGTGAGCTGCGCGGCATCGTGGCCTCCCCGCACGGGGCGGCCTACCTCGCCGAGGGCTACACCGGCTGGCCGAACGGCTGAGGCGACGCTCCGGCGACCGCCCTCCCGCCGACCGTCGTGGGGGCGCCCGAGCGCACGAGCGCGACGACGGTGCCCACGGCGGCGGCCACCCCGTCGACGACGGGCCGGCCGAGGTCCTCCCCGAGCCGCGCCGCCCAGTCCGCCATCCCGGCGCACCCGAGCACCACCACGTCGGAGCGGTCCGCGGCCACCGCCGCGCGGGCGGCGGCCAGCACGCGGTCGTACGCCGCGGGATCCGTCCCCAGCTCCAGCACGCCGACGCCGGAGGCGTGCACGCCCGCGCAGGCTCCGGCCACGCCGTACCGGAACGCCAGGTCCTCGATCCCCGGCACGGCGGTCGCGGCCGTGGTGACCACGGAGAAGCGGCGCCCGAGGAAGGTCGCCGACCGCATGGCGGCCTCCGCGATGCCGACGACGGGTCCGCGGGCCACCAGGCGGGCCGCGTCGAGGCCGGGGTCCCCGAAGCAGGCGATCACGTGCCCGTCGACGCCCCGCAGCTCGCCGTCCGCGACCATCCGCAGCACCCCCGGCGCGGCGTGGACCTCGTCGACGGCCGTCTCGATGCAGGCCGGCCCGTCGGGGGAGCCGACGGCGACGACGGAGACGCCCGGGCCGGCGACGGCCCGGGCGCTCCGCCCGATCAGGTCGGTCATCGAGCCCGTGGAGTTCGGGTTCGTGACCTGCACCACCAGGTCGGGCTGCGTCACGCCGGGGTCCCCGCGCCCGCGTGGAGGGCCTTCGTGCGGGCGGCTGCGTCGCTCACGCCGAACGTCCAGGCCAGGACCAGGTAGACCACGAAGCCGAGCCCGCAGCCGAGGAACCAGCTGTAGTCGGGCAGCCAGGTCAGCACCCCGGTGAGCTTCGGGACCACGACGGACAGCACGGCGACGGCGCCGGTCGCCGCGACCGTGATGACGGCGGCCGGGTTGTAGCCCTTGGCGTAGTAGTACGCCCCGTCCTGCTCGAGGGTGAAGAGGTCGTCGACCACGACGTGCTGCCGGCGCACCAGGTAGTAGTCGGCGATGAGGATGCCGAACAGGGGGCCGATGAGCGCGCCGAGGATGCCGAGGGTCCAGAAGATGGCCTCGGGGTTGGAGTACCAGTTCCACGGGGTCAGCAGCACCGAGCCGACGGCGGCGATCATGCCGCCCATGCGCCACGAGATCTTCTGCGGCGCGACGTTGGAGAAGTCGAACGCCGGGCTGATGAAGTTCGCGACGATGTTGATGCCGACCGTGGCGATGACGAAGGTGAGACCGCCGAGCAGCACCGCGGTGTAGGTGTCGATCGCCTCCACCGTGTGCACCGGGTCGGTGATGAGCTGGCCGAAGACCGGGATGGTCGCCGACGCCGTCAGCACCACCAGCAGGGAGAAGACGACGAAGTTGACCGGCAGGCCCCAGAAGTTGCCGCGCTTCACGGCCTCGAACGACTTGCCGTAGCGCGAGAAGTCGCCGAAGTTCAGCATCGGGCCGGAGAAGTAGGAGACGACGAGCGCGATCGCGCCGAGCATCGCGGTGACCTGCTCACCCGTGCTGAGCTGCTGGTCGGACAGCGAGAAGCTGATGTCGAAGTCGGCGCGGACGAGCATGTAGCCGCAGAGCGCGAACATCGCGACGTAGACCGCCGGGCCGCAGAAGTCGATGAACTTCCGGATCGACTCCATGCCTCGCCAGAACACGAGCGCCTGGGCCACCCAGAGGATGGCGAAGCTGACGTAGCCCAGCAGCGAGAGGCCGAGGAACGAGTAGGCGTCGGTGGCGAGCTCGGTGAGGCCGGGGAACACCTTGAGGATGACGATGGTGAGGGAGCCGGCCGCGAGGAAGGTCTGCACGCCGTACCAGGCCACCGCGATGAGGCCCCGGATGATGGCCGGGATGTTCGCCCCCAGCACGCCGAAGCTGGCGCGGCTGATCACCGGGTAGGGCACCGCCGCGACCTGGCTCGGCTTCGCGACCAGGTTGCAGAAGAACTGCACGAGCACGATGCCGACGATGAGGGCCACGAAGACCTGCCAGCTCGTCAGCCCGAGCGCGAACAGCGCGCCCGCCGTGACGTAGCCGCCGACACTGTGGACGTCGCTCATCCAGAAGGCGAAGAAGTTGTACATGGACCACTTCTGGTCCTGCAGCGGAGCGAGGTCCTCGTTCGTCAGGCGGGGGTCGTAGTCGCGTCCCGGCACACCGGCGCCGGGTGGGTATCCGGCCGCCTCCACGACGTCATGGGGCAGCTTGTTGTTCGCGAGACCGGTCATCGGTGTCTCCGAGCGGGTGGGCGGTGATGCCCACGGACGCTAGGAGCGGGATGTTCCGCGGGTCCGTCGTCGTGGTGACTGCCGTGTCACGGGAGTCATATATCGCTCGACGGCACCCGGAAGACGTCCGGGTCGTCGGCGAACGTGGCGATGCCCTCCCGCAGGTGGTCGTAGTGAGCGTCCGAACGGGCCACCACCAGGTCCGCGTCACGCGCGACGTACGCCGCGAGCATCGCCGCGTGGTCGTGCACGAACGTCGCGCGCCCGGCCGCCGGCACCCGTGCCATCGGGCGCGCCGGCTCGGTCATGTTCCACGCCGCGGCGTACATGTGCACCAGCCGCTGCATTCCCGACGGCTCGATGAGCAGCAGGTGGAACCGCCGCGAGGCGAGGTGGTAGGCCCGCTCGTCCTGCGCCGCGAGAGCGGCGTCCATCTCGGCGTGCACGGAGGAGACCAGGGCGACGTCGTCCTCGGTCGCGTGCCGCACGGCGGCGCGGAGCGCGGAGCTCTCCAGCGCCTGCCGCACGTCGTAGAGCTCGCGGAACTCGGGGTAGGTCAGCTTGGCGACGCTGTAGCCCACGTGGGGCGTGTGCTCGACCAGTCCCTCGCCCGAGAGCACCTTGAGCGCCTCCCGCACCGGGATCGTGCTGACCCCGAAGAAGCGGGCGACGGCGTCGATCGGGATCACCGTGCCCGGCGGCTCGTCACCCCGGAGGATCGCGTCGCGCACGTCGTCGAGCACGCGCGCCGGACCGTCGGGCCCGGTGCGGGTGAGGCGGGACGTGAAGACCGAGCGCCGCCGCGGGCTGTGGCTCGCGCGGTCGGCGGGCGGGGTCATCCCGCGATGCTCGCAGGCGGGTGTTGCGGCTCGGTTACGCCGCGACGGGACCTCCGGCTCAGGCCGGCGGCTCCGACTCGGCGTCGGCGTCCTCGGACGGCTCGCGGTCGTCGTCGCCCTCGGTCGGCTCCTGCTGCTTGTCGTCGGGCGCGGTGACCTCGTCGGGCAGGTGGTCCTCGACCCCCGGGTTGAGCTCGGGGTCGGGGTCGGCCACCAGCGGCTCGGCGCTCTCGTAGCGGTCGCCCGGCGCCGCGTCGGGACCGCCCGGGTTGGGCTCGGCGGGCTCGATGGTGGGCTCGGGCTGGGGTCCGGGGTCGCTCATCGGGGCTCCTCCTCGGGGCGTGGGGGTGGGTCGTCGCAGTGTCGGGCTCAGGCCTCGAAGCCGAACGTGGTGTACGGCGCGAGCCCAGCGCCCACCGTAGCCAGCCGCCCCACGTCCGAGCCCGCGGGCGACGCGGCGAGCGCCTGCAGCACCGTCAGCTCGTGGGGCACCACCGGGTCGGGCAGCGCGTCGAGGGGGAACCAGCGCAGGTCGGCGCACTTCGCGCCCTCCATCACCCGCGGCTCGCCGGCCCACGCGGTGGCGGCGAAGAAGAAGTCGACGCGCTCGTCGATGGCCGGCGACACCGCGGGGCCGGGGGCGCGCCGCTGCATCGTCGTGAGGAAGGTCAGCTCGGGGTCGATGCCGAGCTCCTCGGCCGCCTCGCGCCGCGCCGCGTCGTACGCGGTCTCGCCCTTCTCGACGTGCCCCGCCGCCCCGGCGGCCCAGTGGTCGTCCATGAAGCCGGTGCCGCTGCGCAGCTGCAGCAGCACCTCGACCGCGCCGGAGCCGTCGGGAGCCCCCGGGCGCACGCACACGACGTACGCCGCGGGGACCACCGCGAAGCGGCCCCGGATCGTGTCCGGGGCGCTCGTCGTCACCGGGGGGTGCGGGGGCCGGTGCCCGTGGGGCCCGCGGGGCCGGTGTCGCCGTCGTTCTTGCCGTCGAGCTTCTCGAGGCCCTCCTTGGCCTTGACGGTGCCCTTGGCGATCTTGTCCGAGTACTTGCCCTTGGTCTTCTTGTCGGCGAACGCCGCGGCCTTGTCGATGCCGCCGGTGATCTTGTCGCCGTGCTTGTCGACGGCGCTCGACGCCTGGGTGCGGGCCTGGCCCAGCACGCCCTTGAGCTTGTCGCTGAATCCCATCTGGTGCCTCCTCGCCCGGGGTCTCCGGGACAGCTGTCGGTGGTCAGGAGCGGTGGCTGGAAGGATAGCCAGGGTGAGCGAACGCCCGCCGATCGTCGCCGTCGTCGGCCCCACGGCCGCCGGCAAGACCGAGCTGTCCCTCGCGCTCGCCGAGCGGCTGGGCGGCGAGGTGGTCAACACCGACGCGATGCAGCTCTACCGCGGCATGGACGTCGGCACCGCGAAGCTCCCCGTGGCCGAGCGGCGGGGCGTCCCGCACCACCTGATGGACCTCCTCGACGTCACCGAGCCGGCCAGCGTCGCGACGTTCCAGGGGCAGGCGCGCGAGGTGATCGCCGAGATCCGGTCGCGTGGGCGGGTGCCGGTGCTCGTCGGCGGGTCGGCGCTCTACACGCGGGCGGTGCTCGACCGCTTCGACTTCCCGGGGACGGACCCCGCCCTGCGGGCCGCGTACGACGCGGAGCTCGCCCGGGTCGGGTCCGCGGCGCTCCACGCGCGGCTGGCCGAGGTCGACCCCGAGGCGGCCGCGGGCATCCTCCCGGAGAACGGGCGGCGGGTCGTGCGCGCGCTCGAGGTGGTCGAGCTGACCGGCCGGCCGTTCAGCGCGTCGCTGCCGGTGCTGGAGTACGTCGACGACCGGTCGGTGCAGGTCGGGGTGCGCATCGACCGCCCGACGCTCGACGCCCGCATCGCGCTGCGGGTGGACCTGATGTTCGCCGCCGGGTTGGTCGCGGAGGTGGAGCGGCTGCTGGCCGCGGGCCTCGGTGAGGGGCTGACGGCGGCGCGGGCGATCGGCTACCGGGAGGTCGCGGCGCACCTCGCCGGCGAGCTCACCGAGGCGGAGGCCCGGGAGCGCACGATCATCGCGACCCGCCGCTTCGCGCGGCGCCAGGAGTCGTGGTTCGGCAAGGACCCGCGGATCGCGTGG containing:
- a CDS encoding 4-hydroxybenzoate 3-monooxygenase; the encoded protein is MNEHSTTRTEVAIVGGGPAGLMLSHLLHLAGIDSVVVDHRRVADIAGTHRAGILERDSVRLLVDSGVSDRVLREGHEHEGIDLRFGGLSHRVDFSALVGASCWLYPQTEVFVDLHAARVRDGGDLHYGVRDTAVSGTDGPAPEPTVTFVDAEDRPRRVVADLVVGADGSRSICRALVAGRRQHFREYPFAWFGVLVEAPPSAPELIYARSERGFALISQRTDVVQRMYFQCDPGEDAAAWSDDRIWAELDARLAGHDGFPLQHGPVIERTVLPFRSFVQTPMTHGRLALAGDAAHTVPPTGAKGLNLALSDVRLLAEAVERSLRKGDEDALDVYSDQALRRVWRAQHFSYWMTTMLHRVDGASEFDELRQLGELRGIVASPHGAAYLAEGYTGWPNG
- a CDS encoding aspartate/glutamate racemase family protein, whose protein sequence is MTQPDLVVQVTNPNSTGSMTDLIGRSARAVAGPGVSVVAVGSPDGPACIETAVDEVHAAPGVLRMVADGELRGVDGHVIACFGDPGLDAARLVARGPVVGIAEAAMRSATFLGRRFSVVTTAATAVPGIEDLAFRYGVAGACAGVHASGVGVLELGTDPAAYDRVLAAARAAVAADRSDVVVLGCAGMADWAARLGEDLGRPVVDGVAAAVGTVVALVRSGAPTTVGGRAVAGASPQPFGQPV
- a CDS encoding NCS1 family nucleobase:cation symporter-1 → MTGLANNKLPHDVVEAAGYPPGAGVPGRDYDPRLTNEDLAPLQDQKWSMYNFFAFWMSDVHSVGGYVTAGALFALGLTSWQVFVALIVGIVLVQFFCNLVAKPSQVAAVPYPVISRASFGVLGANIPAIIRGLIAVAWYGVQTFLAAGSLTIVILKVFPGLTELATDAYSFLGLSLLGYVSFAILWVAQALVFWRGMESIRKFIDFCGPAVYVAMFALCGYMLVRADFDISFSLSDQQLSTGEQVTAMLGAIALVVSYFSGPMLNFGDFSRYGKSFEAVKRGNFWGLPVNFVVFSLLVVLTASATIPVFGQLITDPVHTVEAIDTYTAVLLGGLTFVIATVGINIVANFISPAFDFSNVAPQKISWRMGGMIAAVGSVLLTPWNWYSNPEAIFWTLGILGALIGPLFGILIADYYLVRRQHVVVDDLFTLEQDGAYYYAKGYNPAAVITVAATGAVAVLSVVVPKLTGVLTWLPDYSWFLGCGLGFVVYLVLAWTFGVSDAAARTKALHAGAGTPA
- a CDS encoding GntR family transcriptional regulator, whose protein sequence is MTPPADRASHSPRRRSVFTSRLTRTGPDGPARVLDDVRDAILRGDEPPGTVIPIDAVARFFGVSTIPVREALKVLSGEGLVEHTPHVGYSVAKLTYPEFRELYDVRQALESSALRAAVRHATEDDVALVSSVHAEMDAALAAQDERAYHLASRRFHLLLIEPSGMQRLVHMYAAAWNMTEPARPMARVPAAGRATFVHDHAAMLAAYVARDADLVVARSDAHYDHLREGIATFADDPDVFRVPSSDI
- a CDS encoding NUDIX domain-containing protein; its protein translation is MTTSAPDTIRGRFAVVPAAYVVCVRPGAPDGSGAVEVLLQLRSGTGFMDDHWAAGAAGHVEKGETAYDAARREAAEELGIDPELTFLTTMQRRAPGPAVSPAIDERVDFFFAATAWAGEPRVMEGAKCADLRWFPLDALPDPVVPHELTVLQALAASPAGSDVGRLATVGAGLAPYTTFGFEA
- a CDS encoding antitoxin is translated as MGFSDKLKGVLGQARTQASSAVDKHGDKITGGIDKAAAFADKKTKGKYSDKIAKGTVKAKEGLEKLDGKNDGDTGPAGPTGTGPRTPR
- the miaA gene encoding tRNA (adenosine(37)-N6)-dimethylallyltransferase MiaA; this translates as MSERPPIVAVVGPTAAGKTELSLALAERLGGEVVNTDAMQLYRGMDVGTAKLPVAERRGVPHHLMDLLDVTEPASVATFQGQAREVIAEIRSRGRVPVLVGGSALYTRAVLDRFDFPGTDPALRAAYDAELARVGSAALHARLAEVDPEAAAGILPENGRRVVRALEVVELTGRPFSASLPVLEYVDDRSVQVGVRIDRPTLDARIALRVDLMFAAGLVAEVERLLAAGLGEGLTAARAIGYREVAAHLAGELTEAEARERTIIATRRFARRQESWFGKDPRIAWVDWDAPDRVDRAVAAVRALDGRTAP